From one Desulfatiglans anilini DSM 4660 genomic stretch:
- the thrC gene encoding threonine synthase, which translates to MGKIRYYSTNDASERADFKTALMRGLASNYGLYMLARADVPKIPREVVRGMSGMSYAEIAFEVLYPFLEGDIGERALRAILNDAYREEVIPTEIQRLTGRTYIMWLTHGPTYSFKDYAARFFGRMLDHFLEETGERRVVAVATSGDTGGAVADALHGLESVDTVVFFPQGSITERQRRQMTTLMGNVYAFEVNGDFDVCQAMAKRLLGDRRFARDCFGDADRFTSANSISLGRLLPQAVYPFFACSRIPADGEPLIASVPSGNFGDMMGTVLAREMGLPIGRVLCGVNENREFPEFLATGGYLVRPSVKSPSSAMIVSNPSNFARLVDFYGGHVFDRRDEAGKIIEEGVMDRMPDLEAMRRDFYSIAVSNPDHYQAIREVYERFGVIIEPHGAVGWRTLDTFLEGRHDRPAVIYETADPGKFPDDVEKAIGIVPAVPGRMAAQARLEERIYRVTEPPFRKGDGSLVLSDTQYEQAKGIIRGIFCSSN; encoded by the coding sequence ATGGGAAAGATACGTTATTACAGTACGAACGACGCGAGCGAACGGGCGGACTTCAAGACGGCGCTGATGCGCGGGCTTGCATCCAACTACGGCCTTTATATGCTTGCGCGGGCCGATGTGCCGAAGATCCCCCGGGAGGTGGTCCGAGGCATGTCCGGGATGTCGTATGCGGAGATCGCCTTCGAGGTGCTGTATCCCTTCCTGGAGGGTGATATCGGGGAGCGGGCGCTTCGCGCCATCCTGAACGACGCGTACCGGGAAGAGGTCATCCCGACCGAGATCCAGCGGTTGACCGGCCGGACCTACATCATGTGGTTGACCCATGGACCGACATACTCCTTCAAGGATTATGCGGCGCGTTTCTTCGGGAGGATGCTCGATCACTTCCTCGAGGAGACCGGGGAGCGGCGCGTCGTCGCGGTCGCGACCAGCGGGGACACCGGCGGAGCGGTGGCCGATGCGCTGCACGGGCTCGAGAGCGTCGACACGGTCGTCTTTTTCCCGCAGGGCTCCATCACGGAACGGCAGCGGCGGCAGATGACCACGCTGATGGGGAATGTCTACGCCTTCGAGGTCAACGGGGATTTCGACGTCTGTCAGGCCATGGCCAAACGTCTTCTGGGGGACCGGCGCTTCGCCCGGGATTGCTTCGGGGACGCGGACCGGTTCACCTCCGCTAATTCCATCAGCCTGGGGCGGCTTCTGCCGCAGGCGGTCTATCCCTTCTTCGCCTGTTCGCGCATCCCGGCGGACGGTGAGCCCCTGATCGCGAGTGTGCCGTCCGGCAATTTCGGGGACATGATGGGGACCGTTCTGGCGAGGGAGATGGGCCTGCCGATCGGCAGGGTCCTCTGCGGCGTGAACGAGAACAGAGAGTTTCCGGAGTTTCTGGCGACAGGCGGCTACCTCGTGCGGCCGTCGGTCAAATCCCCTTCGTCGGCCATGATCGTGTCCAACCCGAGCAATTTTGCGCGGCTTGTCGATTTTTACGGCGGGCATGTCTTTGACCGGCGGGATGAGGCGGGCAAGATCATCGAGGAAGGTGTCATGGACCGTATGCCGGACCTGGAGGCGATGCGGCGGGACTTTTATTCCATTGCGGTCAGCAACCCGGACCATTACCAGGCCATCAGGGAGGTCTACGAACGGTTCGGGGTCATCATCGAGCCCCACGGGGCTGTGGGCTGGCGGACATTGGACACCTTCCTCGAGGGCCGGCACGACCGGCCGGCGGTGATCTACGAAACCGCCGACCCCGGCAAGTTCCCGGACGACGTCGAGAAGGCGATCGGCATCGTGCCCGCCGTGCCCGGGAGGATGGCGGCCCAGGCGCGGCTGGAGGAGCGCATCTACCGCGTCACCGAGCCGCCGTTCCGGAAGGGCGATGGGTCGCTGGTGCTGAGCGATACCCAGTACGAACAGGCCAAAGGGATCATACGGGGGATCTTCTGCTCTTCAAACTGA
- a CDS encoding (Fe-S)-binding protein, whose amino-acid sequence MEPIAVNRKEGKLRVAPEWADVCFTCGTCAGGCPVTGVDGMDPRKAVRMAALGLDQELIDSRFPWVCTLCGRCEYACPQGVEILKMMRRARTLRARDKVPGPIHKGVVMDLERGNNLGIPKEDFLFLLADLGREMDEDEGFPGFYVPVDKKGANVFVTINSKEPFGEPDDMKFWWRIFYAAKEDWTTASTEWEGVNWGLFSGDDESMKTLVGRIVNHMERLECKTLLLPEUGHAYYATRLGLQTWYPEVFEKYKVVSVHDLLKEYIETGRIKLDKSIHHELTTIHDPCNYGRKSQKAFGHGYFEEPRWITQQCCENFVEMQPNRMNNFCCGAGGGAWAMPYENERIYYGRVKAQQIGDTGAELVIAPCHNCRDQIMKSLTKEYDLGIETKYLWELVADSLIVEPWSEEEIEQARALRDEQFERDGIDLEAEMY is encoded by the coding sequence ATGGAGCCGATTGCTGTTAACCGTAAGGAGGGCAAACTCAGGGTCGCCCCCGAGTGGGCGGACGTTTGCTTTACCTGTGGGACCTGCGCCGGCGGCTGCCCGGTGACCGGCGTCGACGGTATGGACCCCAGGAAAGCCGTGCGCATGGCCGCCCTCGGGCTGGATCAGGAGCTGATCGACTCGCGGTTTCCCTGGGTCTGCACGCTCTGCGGCCGCTGCGAATACGCCTGTCCGCAAGGGGTGGAGATCCTCAAGATGATGCGCCGCGCCCGGACCCTGCGCGCGAGGGACAAGGTCCCCGGTCCGATCCACAAGGGCGTCGTGATGGATCTGGAAAGGGGGAACAACCTGGGCATCCCGAAGGAGGATTTCCTCTTTCTGCTGGCGGATCTGGGGCGGGAAATGGACGAGGACGAGGGCTTCCCAGGGTTCTATGTCCCCGTGGACAAGAAGGGCGCCAACGTCTTCGTGACGATCAATTCGAAGGAGCCTTTCGGCGAACCGGATGACATGAAGTTCTGGTGGCGGATCTTCTATGCCGCCAAGGAGGACTGGACCACCGCCTCGACCGAGTGGGAAGGGGTCAACTGGGGCCTTTTCTCGGGTGACGACGAATCCATGAAGACACTGGTCGGGCGCATTGTCAACCACATGGAGAGATTGGAGTGCAAGACGCTCCTGTTGCCGGAATGAGGCCACGCCTACTATGCGACCAGGCTTGGTCTGCAAACGTGGTACCCTGAAGTCTTCGAAAAGTACAAGGTGGTTTCCGTCCACGATCTCCTGAAGGAATACATCGAAACGGGACGGATCAAACTCGACAAGTCGATCCATCACGAACTGACGACGATCCACGATCCCTGCAACTACGGCCGGAAGAGCCAGAAGGCCTTCGGGCACGGCTATTTCGAGGAGCCCCGCTGGATCACCCAGCAGTGCTGCGAGAACTTCGTCGAGATGCAGCCGAACCGGATGAACAATTTCTGCTGCGGAGCCGGCGGCGGCGCCTGGGCGATGCCCTACGAGAACGAGCGGATCTACTACGGCCGCGTCAAGGCGCAGCAGATCGGGGACACCGGGGCGGAGCTGGTGATCGCGCCGTGCCACAACTGCCGCGATCAGATCATGAAGTCCCTGACGAAGGAATACGATCTGGGGATCGAGACCAAGTACCTCTGGGAACTGGTGGCCGATTCGCTGATCGTGGAGCCGTGGAGCGAAGAGGAGATCGAGCAGGCCCGGGCGCTCCGGGACGAGCAGTTCGAGCGCGACGGCATCGATCTCGAAGCGGAGATGTATTAG